A stretch of the Aegilops tauschii subsp. strangulata cultivar AL8/78 chromosome 4, Aet v6.0, whole genome shotgun sequence genome encodes the following:
- the LOC109746786 gene encoding uncharacterized protein, whose protein sequence is MSCECSLTRVVKPMDKRLFDGERIYARGDYLKCARRRCPSSRRATDIFARGTPGSRTHQRTSHLFPSAYAFQPPDLQDGCVKQEEVDTANDTSGGQITHDEPLCRKHNKRYEYIHRPRKASSIQKFKGKKIHLKPGKYILRGEPCKHYLDEFSRHVVWGNIVRLYNHNGRAVRKIIRSTTTPNNYYVCHMTETFATQGKRMYFNVHFSMGSLFPHMDAGHGELPITTGDGTTTVTARFIKGVDKRATITKGWSDFFRRTHMNEGQAYAFGFKCTSKGLHLIVYSI, encoded by the exons ATGTCGTGCGAATGCAGTTTGACAAGAGTCGTAAAACCAATGGATAAGAGACTGTTTGATGGTGAAAGAATTTATGCTCGTGGTGACTACCTCAAGTGTGCCAGA CGCCGCTGTCCGTCGTCACGGCGTGCTACCGACATATTCGCTCGCGGCACGCCTGGCTCAAGGACTCACCAACGAACAAGCCATCTCTTCCCTTCTGCATACGCGTTCCAACCGCCAGATTTACAAG ATGGCTGCGTTAAACAAGAGGAGGTAGACACAGCCAATGATACCAGCGGTGGCCAAATTACCCATG ACGAACCACTATGTCGGAAGCACAATAAGCGATACGAGTATATTCATCGCCCACGCAAAGCAAGCTCAATCCAAAAGTTCAAAGGCAAGAAAATCCATCTAAAGCCTGGAAAGTACATTCTCCGTG GTGAGCCTTGCAAGCACTACTTAGATGAGTTTAGTCGCCACGTTGTGTGGGGCAACATAGTTAGGCTCTACAACCATAATGGTCGTGCAGTACGAAAGATCATCCGCAGCACCACCACGCCTAATAACTACTATGTGTGCCACATGACAGAAACATTTGCAACACAAGGCAAAAGAATG TACTTTAATGTCCACTTTTCTATGGGTTCCCTTTTCCCACACATGGATGCTGGCCACGGTGAACTTCCAATCACAACTGGAGACGGAACAACCACTGTCACGGCCCGCTTTATCAAGGGAGTTGACAAAAGGGCCACCATCACTAAAGGCTGGAGCGACTTCTTCCGTCGGACCCACATGAACGAAGGGCAAGCATATGCTTTCGGCTTCAAATGCACTTCCAAGGGATTGCACCTGATTGTCTACTCAATATAA